The Mycolicibacterium fluoranthenivorans genomic interval CCTGTACTTCGCCGACGACGGCCAGCACCTGGAGTCCCGGCTGCTGGTCGACCACTCCCAGCCCAACTGTCGTTCGCACGTGACGTACAAGGGTGCGCTGCAGGGGGATCCGTCCTCCGACCGGCCCGACACCCACACCGTCTGGATCGGCGATGTGCTGATCCGCGCCGAGGCCACCGGTACCGACACCTACGAGGTGAACCGCAATCTGGTGCTCACCGACGGCGCCCGCGCCGACTCGGTGCCCAACCTGGAGATCGAGACCGGCGAGATCGTCGGCGCCGGACACGCCAGTGCCACCGGACGTTTCGACGACGAGCAGCTGTTCTACCTGCGCGCCCGCGGTATCCCGGAGGACCAGGCCCGCCGGCTGGTGGTGCGCGGCTTCTTCGGCGAACTCATCGGCAAGATCTCGGTGCCCGCCGTCCGCGACCGTCTCACCGCCGCCATCGAACACGAACTTGAACTGACCGAAGGACATATCCACTCATGACCACACTGGAAATCAAGGACCTGCACGTCAGCGTCGTCTCCAAGGAGGACGGGACGGACATCCCGATCCTCAAGGGTGTCGACCTCACCGTGAGTTCTGGCGAGACACATGCGGTGATGGGCCCCAACGGATCCGGCAAGTCGACGCTGTCCTACGCCATCGCCGGCCACCCCAAGTACACCGTCACGTCGGGGTCGATCACCCTCGACGGCCAGGATGTGCTGGAGATGTCCATCGACGAGCGTGCGCGGGCCGGACTGTTCCTGGCCATGCAGTACCCGGTCGAGGTGCCCGGCGTGTCGATGTCGAACTTCCTGCGCACCGCGGCCACCGCCGTGCGCGGTGAGGCGCCCAAGCTGCGGCACTGGGTCAAAGAGGTCAAGGCCGCGATGACCGACCTCGACATCGATCCCGCGTTCGGCGAGCGCAGCGTCAACGAAGGTTTCTCCGGCGGCGAGAAGAAGCGCCACGAGATCCTGCAGCTCGGCCTGCTCAAGCCCAAGATCGCCATCCTCGACGAAACCGATTCCGGCCTGGACGTCGACGCGCTGCGCATCGTCAGCGAGGGCGTGAACCGCTACAAGGAGACCGAGCACGGCGGCGTGCTGCTGATCACGCACTACACCCGCATCCTGCGCTATATCCAGCCGCAGTTCGTGCACGTGTTCTTCGACGGGCGCATCGTCACCTCGGGCGGTCCGGAACTGGCCGATGAGCTCGAAGAGAACGGTTACGAGCGCTTCACTGCGGCCTCCGATCAGGCACACGCCGGAGCTTAGCGATGACCGCGTCAGTCGATCTGGATGTGACCAGGATCAGATCTGACTTTCCGATCCTGAGCCGGGTGATGCGCGGCGGAAACCAGTTGGCCTATCTGGATTCCGGCGCCACCTCGCAGAAACCGTTGCAGGTGCTCGACGCCGAACGGGAGTTCCTGACCACCTCCAACGGTGCGGTGCATCGCGGTGCGCATCAGCTGATGGAGGAGTCGACCGACGCCTACGAGCAGGGCCGCGCCGATATCGCGGCGTTCGTCGGCGCCGACGACGACGAGCTGGTGTTCACCAAGAACGCCACCGAGTCGATCAACCTGGTGTCCTACGCGCTGGGTGACCGCCGGTTCGAGAACGCGGTCGGTCCGGGCGATGTCATCGTCACCACCGAGCTGGAACACCACGCCAACCTGATCCCGTGGCAGGAGCTGGCCCAGCGCACCGGGGCAACGCTGCGCTGGTACGGGGTCACCGATGACGGACGTATCGACCTGGACTCGCTGGAACTCGACGAGCGCGTGAAAGTGGTGGCCTTCAGCCATCATTCGAACGTGACGGGCGCGGTGGCCCCGGTTGCCGAGCTGGTCTCGCGGGCCAGGGCCGTCGGTGCGCTGACCGTGCTGGACGCCTGCCAGTCCGTGCCGCACCAGCCGGTGGACTTCCACGCGCTGGGTGTCGACTACGCGGCGTTCTCCGGGCACAAGATGCTGGGCCCCACCGGTATCGGTGTGCTCTACGGCCGACGCGAGCTGCTCGGCGCCATGCCCCCGTTTCTCACCGGCGGTTCCATGATCGAGACCGTCACGATGGCGGCCACCACCTACGCCCCGGCCCCGCAGCGGTTCGAAGCCGGCACGCCGATGACCTCGCAGGTCGTCGGATTGGCCGCCGCCGCACGGTATCTCGGTGTGCTGGGGATGCCCGCGGTGGCCGCACACGAGAACGAACTGGTCGCCGCGGCGCTCGAGGGTCTGGCCACCATCGCGGGGGTGCGCATCATCGGGCCGGGCACCCTGGAACACCGGGGTTCACCGGTGAGCTTTGTCGTCGACGGTGTGCATGCCCACGATGTCGGGCAGGTGCTCGACGACGAGGGTGTGGCCGTCCGCGTCGGGCATCACTGCGCCTGGCCGCTGCACCGGCGGTTCGGCATCGCCGCCACCGCGCGGGCCTCCTTCGCGGTGTACAACACCCACGACGAGGTCGATCGGCTGGTGGCGGGCGTCAAACGGGCGGTGGAATTCTTTTCATGACGGCGGGCTGGAGCGAAGCGACCCGGGGCAGCAGATGAGAATGGAACAGATGTACCAGGAAGTCATCCTGGACCACTACAAGCACCCGCACCATCGTGGGCTGCGTGAGCCGTTCGGCGCGCAGGTCCACCACGTCAACCCGACGTGCGGTGACGAGGTGACCCTGCGGGTGGCGCTGTCGCCGGACGGCGAGACCGTCGAGGACATCTCCTACGACGGCCAGGGCTGCTCGATCAGCCAGGCCGCGACGTCGGTGCTCACCGACCAGGTGATCGGCCAGACCGTCGGCGACGCCCTCAAGACGGTCGCCGCGTTCACCGAGATGATCTCGTCCCGCGGCAATATCGAGGGCGACGAGGATGTGCTCGGCGACGGCATCGCGTTCGCGGGCGTCTCCAAGTACCCGGCCCGGGTGAAATGCGCCCTGCTGGGCTGGATGGCGTTCAAGGCGGCGCTGGCGGAGGCCAGGCCAGGGGTTGAAGCTCTGGCATTCGACGAGGTGGAGGACAAACGATGAGTGAAGCCCAGAGCGAAGAGCTGTTGCTGGCCGACGTCGAGGAGGCCATGCGCGATGTGGTCGACCCCGAGCTGGGTATCAACGTCGTGGACCTCGGCCTGGTCTACGGGCTGAACCTGGAAGAGGGGGAGACCGGCAAGGTCGCGCTCATCGACATGACGCTGACCTCGGCGGCCTGTCCGCTCACCGACGTGATCGAGGATCAGACCCGCACCGCACTGGTCGGTGCCGGACTGGTCAACGAGATCAAGCTGAACTGGGTGTGGAACCCGCCGTGGGGCCCGGACAAGATCACCGACGACGGCCGTGAACAACTGCGGGCGCTCGGCTTCACCGTCTGACGGGTCCCGGTCCCTACAGGTCCGCCATCGGATCCGAACCGGTGTTTGCTGGCGCTCGATGATCGCGTAGCGCACCGCTTCGCGCCGCGTGGTGAGCGAAGCGGACGGGGTGGAGACCGCGATCCGGGCGGCAGGCGCCGGCCAATGGCACTCGAGGGGCCGGCGAGGCAGTAGTTCACGTTGTGGAAACAAAGACATTGAACGACACCACGATTCGCCGTTTTCAGGTCATCGGTCGGTGGCGGTGGCGGTGTCGTCTCGGCGCGCGCATTGTCGGTGGCGTCAATTTGTCAGCCGATCGGATGACGCGCGCTGTCCGCTGAAGATACAACAAACCAATTCTTTGCCACTTTTGTCATGCCGCGGCACGCCGGCTCGGATTAGCATCCGACCACGCCCCGGCCTGCCCGGTAGCGGTTCCGGCCCGAAGGCGGTCGGAGCAGGATCGGCCGGAGAGGAACCCGGGTGGTCGTCGAACCGAAGGACTTCGCCCGGTCGGTGGCCGCACCTGCTCGGGACACGGCAGCGCCACGCCTGTCCCCGCAGATCGGTACCACGGTGCCGCGTGGTTTCCGTCCCGATATCGAGGGACTGCGCGCCGTTGCCGTGCTGGCCGTCGTCCTGTTCCACGCGGGCATACCCGGATTCCGGGGCGGCTTCGTCGGGGTCGACGTCTTCTTCGTCATCTCGGGATTCCTGATCTCCGGGATGCTGTGGCGCGAGGTCGGCACGTCGGGCAAGGTCAGCCTGCGCCGGTTCTGGGGCGCCCGCGCTCGCCGACTACTGCCGGCCTCCGCCCTGGTGGGCGTCGTCACCATCGCCGCGTCGGCGTTCATCCTGTCGCCCCTGCAGGTGAAGACCGTCGCCGTCGATGCCATCACCAGCGCGCTCTATGTCAGCAACTACTGGTTCATCTTCTCGGGGGTCAACTACTTCGGCAAAGACAGTCTGACCACCCCGACACCGTTTCAGCACTACTGGTCGCTGGGCGTGGAGGAGCAGTTCTACCTGGTCTGGCCGGTACTGATCATCGCGACGGCCTGGTTCATCCGACGGGTACGACGACGCGGTGGCCGCGACGCGTCCACACCCGCACCGGGCCCGTACGTCACGGTGCTCGCCCTGGTCGCGGTGGTGTCATTCGCGCTGTCGCTGGTGCTGACCTACATCATGCCGCCGGCCGCCTATCTGTCCCTGCCCACCCGCGCCTGGCAATTGGCCACCGGCGGACTGGTGGCGCTGACCGTGGTGCACTGGCAGCGGCTCGGGCGCGTGCCGGCCACGGTGATCGGCTGGGCCGGACTGGGGACACTGCTGTTAGCCTGCGTCTGGGTGAAAGGCTCCTCCGACTACCCCGGCGTGCTGGCGCTCCTTCCCACCCTGGGCACGGCCCTGGTCATCGGCGCCGGGTGCGCGAATGCCGAGGGGGGCTGTGGACGCCTGCTGGGGCTGGCGCCGATGCGATCGATCGGCCGCATCTCGTATTCGTGGTATCTGTGGCACTGGCCGGTGCTGGTGCTGATCCCGGCGCTGCTCGGGCACCCGGTGGGTCTGGTCATGAGACTGGCCGCGATGGCCTTCTCGGCGGTCCTGGCCGTGCTGACATGGAAGTTCGTCGAGAATCCGCTGCGATTCTCCGCGCGCTTCCGCGGCTCTCCGCGTCACAGCCTCGTCCTGGGCGCCGCGGTCACCGCCGCCGCGGTGGCTGCGGGCGCGATCACCTTGGTGGGGACACCCGCGCCGGTCGGTCCCGGACCGGCCGCGCGGCCGCTGGTCATCGGTGCGGAGCCGACGCCACCCGGCCTGCCGTTGCAGGAGTACGACACCGCGGTGCGCGAGGTGTTCGCCCAGGTGAACGCGCAGGTCACCGCCTCGGTGGGGATGACCGCCGTGCCGTCGAATTTGAGTCCCCCGCTCACCGGCACGGCCGCCGAGGTCAAGTCGATCCTTGCCAACGGGTGCCTGCGCTCGTTGCCGTTCGACGGCAGCCAGCCCGAGTGCCTCAGTGGAAACCGGTCGTCGGAGACGACGATCGCCTTGATCGGCGACTCCCACGCCGCGATGTGGAACCCGGCATTCCGGCGAGCGGTCGATGACCGGAACTGGCGGATGCTGCTGATGGCGAAGGCCTCGTGCCCGATTGTCGACCTCCCGCTGACCGACCACCTCAACGAGATGTCGGAGGGACTGCAACGCTGTGCGCAGTGGCGGGCCGGAATCATGGCCCGGATGCGCGCCGACCCTCCGCAACTGGTGGTCGTGTCCGCGGTGCGAAGCTACGGCGCGCACGGCACCGCGGTCTGGGGTAAACCCGGATTCGACCCGTTCAACCCGGCCTGGATCGACGGATTGGGCGACCTGGTGCACGAGCTCCGCAGTTACGGCTCGAAGGTGCTGGTCCTGGGGCCGGAGCCGAAGCTCGCGTCGGTGGCAACCAACTGCCTGTCGGCGCACCTGGAGGACGCGAGGGCATGCGAGGTCCCGTGGCGTGCCACCAACAACGCCGGTATCGAGGCCGAATCCTCGATGGTCCGCGGCAACGGGGGAGACTACGCGAACACCGTCGACTTGTTCTGCTCCGGTGACCGCTGCCCTCCGGTGGTCGGCAACACCATGGTGTTCTACGACGCGAGTCATCTGACGAAGGAGTACTCCCAGGCCTTGGGGCCGGCCGTCGGTGCCTTGATCGACCGGTCGCTGGCCCACGACTGATCTCAGGGACCCGGAATCTGCCGCCCGCCGGTGCTGTTGGATCACGGCATGGCCGACCTCTTCAGTCCGCTGCGCATCCAGAACCTGACGTTGCGCAACCGTTTCGCCATGGCGCCGATGACCCGCCGGGCCTCGCCCGGCGGCGTCCCCGGCGCCGATGTGGCCGACTACTACGCACGTCGGGCGGCCGGCGGGGTGGGGCTGATCATCACCGAGGGTGTGCGCATTCCGCACCCGACGGCGGGCTACCCGTCGAGCATCCCCACCCTCGACGGCGCGGACAGCCTGGCCGGCTGGCAGGCGGTCACCGGCGCCGTGCGTGCGCAGGGCGCGGCGATCGCCGCCCAGCTGTGGCACCAGGGCGCCGAGCGCGAGGACAGCGACGGTGTCGTCCCGGTCAGCCCGTCCGGCCTCAACAGCGTGGGGCAGGCCAGGGGTGTCGCGCTGGACGACGACGGGCTCGACGCCATCCGGCAGGCCTACGCCGCCGCCGCACGCAGCGCACGCGCGGTGGGCTTCGACGCGGTGGAACTGCACGGTGCGCACGGCTACCTGCTCGACGAATTCCTCTGGGACAAGACGAATATCCGCACGGACGCCTACGGAGCGGACCGCACCCGGTTCCCGGCCGAGGTGATCGCCGCGGTGCGGGACGCCGTCGGTCCGGACTTCCCGATCATCCTGCGGTTCTCGCAGTGGAAGGCCAACGCCTACCGCGCCAGCCTGGCCGACAGCCCTGCCGAGCTGGAGCGGATCCTGACCCCACTGGTCGACGCCGGCGTCGACGTCCTGCATCCGTCCACCCGCCGGCACTACCTTCCGGCGTTCGAAGGCGAGTCACCGACCCTGGCCGGCTGGACCAGGAAACTCACCGGCCTGCCCGTGATCGGCGTCGGATCCGTCGGGCTGGCCACCGAATTCACCCCCGGATCGACGAGCAGGGCCCGCATCGAACCGGCCCCGGTGGACCGCCTGCGCGAACTGTTCGACGCCGGCGAGTTCGACGTGATCGCCATCGGGCGCGCCCTGCTGGCCGATCCCGGGTGGGTGAACCGGTTGCGTGACAACACCCTTGGCGAATTCGCCGGATACGACGCCGAGAGCGCACTGGCCCGGTTGCACTAGCACGCCGCGCACCGGGCGGCAAAGATGGTCGTCAGAAGACGAGAACGGAACAACCGGACTCAGGAAGACGTTAGGACAAACGTGGGTACACGAGACATCACCGCAGCCGAATTCAAGGGCATCCTCGACGACAACGAGATCGTCATCGTCGACTTCTGGGCGTCGTGGTGTGGTCCGTGCCGCGCCTTCGCTCCGACGTACGGCGCCTCCGCCGACAAACATCCCGATGTGGTGCACGCCAAGGTCGACACCGAAGCCGAGCCCGAACTGGCCCAGGCCGCCGAGATCCAGGCGATCCCGACGCTGATGGCGTTCAAGAAGGGCCACCAGGTGTTCCGGCAGTCCGGTGCGCTGGGCCCGGCCCAACTCGACGAGTTGATCACCAAGATCAAGGAGTTCGACATCGACGAGGCGATCAGCCGCCAGGCGTGAGTCGGGCACGCGCTAGCGTGCACGTGTGACCGAGCCCACCGATTTCGTCCTCGTCGACCGACCGCAGCCCGGGGTGGCCGTGGTCACCCTGAACCGGCCCGAGCGGATGAACTCGATGGCCTTCGACCTGATGGTGCCGCTGCGCGCCGTCCTGGAGGAACTCCACCACGACAACGATGTCCGGGTGGTGGTGCTCACCGGCGCCGGACGAGGCTTCTCCTCCGGTGCGGACCACAAATCGGCCGGCTCGGTGCCGCATGTGCAGGGTCTGACCCGGCCGACGTTCGCGCTGCGGTCCATGGAGGTCCTCGACGAGGTCATCCTGGCGCTGCGGCGGCTGCACCAGCCGGTGATCGCCGCCGTCAACGGCGCCGCGATCGGCGGAGGCCTGTGCCTGGCCCTGGCCTGCGATATCCGGGTCGCCGCGTCCGGGGCCTACTTCCGGGCCGCCGGGATCAACAACGGACTGACCGCCAGCGAGCTCGGGTTGTCCTACCTGTTACCGCGGGCCATCGGTGCGTCGCGCGCCTTCGAGATCATGCTCACCGGGCGTGACGTCGACGCCGCCGAGGCCGAGCGGATCGGCCTGGTCTCGCAAGTGGTGGCCGAGGACGAGTTGCTGGCATACTGCTACGGCATCGCCCAGCGCATCGCGGCGTTTTCCCGGCCCGGAACCGAGTTGACCAAGCGAACGCTGTGGAGTGGACTGGACGCCGGCAGCCTCGAGGGGCATATGCAGGCCGAAGGGCTGGGCCAACTCTACGTGCGCCTGCTCACCGCCAACTTCGAGGAAGCGGTCACTGCGCGCGCCGAAAAGCGGCCGGCCGCGTTCACCGACGACAAGTAAGACAAGTACGAGGAGGCAGCAGCGTGATCACCGCAACGGACCTGGAGGTCCGCGCCGGGGCGCGCACACTGCTGTCCATCGAGGGCGCCGCCCTGCGCATCCAACCCGGCGACCGGATCGGTCTGGTCGGGCGCAACGGTGCGGGCAAGACCACCACCATGCGCATCCTGGCCGGCGAGGGCGAGCCGTACGCGGGCAAGATCGAATCCACCGGTGAGATCGGCTACCTCCCGCAGGATCCGCGGGAGGGCGATCTGGACGTGCTGGCCCGCGACCGGGTGCTCTCGGCCCGCGGCCTGGACGCCCTGCTGTCGGATCTGGAGAAGCAACAGACGTTGATGGCCGAGGTGGCCGATGACGACGCCCGCGACAAGGCGGTGCGCCGCTACGGTCAGCTCGAGGAGCGCTTCGCCGCGCTCGGCGGATACGCCGCCGAGAGTGAGGCCGGCCGCATCTGCGCCAGTCTCGGGCTGCCCGACCGGGTGCTGACCCAACCGTTGCGCACGCTCTCCGGTGGTCAGCGCCGCCGGGTGGAGCTGGCCCGCATCCTGTTCGCCGCTTCCGATACCGGTTCGGGTTCGGCGACCACGCTGCTGCTCGACGAGCCCACCAACCACCTCGACGCCGACTCGATCGGCTGGTTGCGCACCTTCCTGCAGAACCACACCGGCGGCCTGGTGGTGATCAGCCACGATGTGGACCTGCTCGCCGATGTGGTGAACCGGGTGTGGTTCCTGGACGCCGTACGCGGTGAGGCCGATGTCTACAACATGGGCTGGCAGAAGTATCTTGATGCCCGCTCGACCGATGAGCAACGTCGCCGCCGCGAACGCGCCAATGCCGAGAAGAAGGCCGGCGCCTTGCGAGCCCAGGCCGCGAAGATGGGCGCCAAGGCCACCAAAGCCGTTGCCGCGCAGAATATGTTGCGCCGCGCCGAGCGGATGATCGCCGAGCTCGATGCCGAGCGGGTGGCCGACAAGGTGGCCCGCATCAAGTTCCCCACACCCGCGCCGTGCGGTAAGACACCGCTGGTAGCCAAGGGGTTGACCAAGACCTACGGTTCGCTGGAGATCTTCACCGGTGTCGACCTGGCCATCGATCGTGGTTCCCGGGTCGTGGTGCTGGGCCTCAACGGCGCCGGGAAGACGACGCTGTTGCGTTTGCTGGCGGGCACGGAGTCCGCCGACGCCGGCGCCCTGGAACCGGGGCACGGTCTCAAGATCGGCTACTTCGCCCAGGAGCACGACACCCTGGACAACGAGGCGACGGTCTGGGAGAACATCCGGCATGCCGCCCCGGACACCGGGGACCAGGATCTGCGAGGTCTGTTGGGCGCCTTCATGTTCACCGGGCCGCAGCTCGAGCAACCGGCGGGCACGTTGTCCGGTGGCGAGAAGACCCGGCTGGCACTGGCCGGGCTGGTCGCCTCCACCGCCAATGTGCTGCTGCTCGACGAGCCCACCAACAACCTCGATCCCGCCTCCCGTGAGCAGGTGCTCGACGCGCTGCGCAGCTACCAGGGCGCGGTGGTGCTGGTGACCCACGACCCGGGTGCCGCCGAGGCACTGGATCCCCAGCGGGTGGTGCTGCTGCCCGACGGTACCGAGGACTTCTGGTCCGCCGAGTACCGAGACCTCATCGAACTCGCCTGATATCGCGGCACTTTGCCCGAAATTCACACATCTGGTTTCACCGGTTCCTAGGCTGTGTACCCGCGGGATGCATTCGCAGAAGTGGGGAGTCATCCGATGAACGACAGCAATAAGTCCCGAGACCAGGTGCTCGACGACCTGCGCACGGCCTACGAGCGGGGTGCGAGTATCCGCTCACTGGTGGCGATCACCGGCCGCTCGTACGGGTCTGTGCACAGCATGTTGCGGGAGTCCGGCACCACCATGCGCAGTCGTGGCGGGCCGAACCACCGGCGCGCCATGAGCTGACCGGATCAGCCGCGCTGGCGCACCGACTCCTCGACGAGGTCCAGTACCGCGCTGAGGTTTTCGGTGGTGTCACCGGATGCCAGCCGGGCCACCAGCCCGTCGAGCACCAGATCCAGGTAGTTCTGCAGCACCGAACCCGGCACGTCATCGCGCAGCCGGCCCGCCTTCTTCTGCCGCCGCAACCGCTCCGAGGTCGCGGCGGACAACTCCGCCGACCGTTCCGCCCAGCCGGCATGGAACGCCGGGTCGTTGCGCAACTTGCGGGCGATCTCCAACCGGGTGGCCAGCCAATCGAACTGATCCGGCGCGGCGATCAACTCACGCATCACCTGGATGAGGCCCTCACGGGAGGCCACCTCGGCCATCCGCTCGGCGTCCTCGCGGGCCAGCTCGAAGAACAAGGTGTCCTTGTCGCGGAAGTGGTGGAAGATGGCGCCGCGCGACAGCCCGATGGTGTGTTCGAGCCGCCGCACGGTCGCCTTCTCGTACCCGTATTCCGCGAAGCACCTGCGGGCACCGTCGAGTATCTGGCGCCGGCGTGCCGTCAGATGGTCGTCGGTGACCCGCGGCATGGTGTGCCGCTACCTAGTTCGACTTGAGCATGTTGCGCAGCACGTACTGCAGGATGCCGCCGTTGCGGTAGTAGTCGGCCTCACCGGGGGTGTCGATGCGGACCACCGCCTCGAACTCGACCGTCTCCCCGGTTTCCTTGGTGGCCGTGACCTTGACGGTCTTCGGGGTCTTGCCCTCGTTGAGCGCGGTGACACCCGTGATGTCGAAGGTCTCGGTGCCGTCCAGCTTCAGGCTCGCCGCCGACTCACCCGCCGGGAACTGCAGCGGGATGACGCCCATGCCGATCAGGTTCGACCGGTGGATGCGCTCGAAGGACTCGGTGATCACGGCGCGCACACCCAGCAGCGTGGTGCCCTTGGCCGCCCAGTCCCGCGAGGAACCCGATCCGTACTCCTTGCCGCCCAGCACCACCAGCGGGATGCCGGCCGCCTGGTAGTTCACCGAGGCGTCGTAGATGAACGCCTGCGGACCGCCCGGCTGGGTGAAGTCGCGGGTGTAGCCACCGGAGACGTCATCGAGCAGCTGGTTCTTGAGCCGGATGTTGGCGAAGGTGCCGCGGATCATCACCTCGTGGTTGCCGCGGCGCGACCCCAGCGAGTTGTAGTCCTTGCGGTCCACACCGTGCGCGTCCAGGTACTGCGCGGCCGGGGTGCCCGGCTTGATCGCACCGGCCGGGCTGATGTGGTCGGTGGTCACCGAATCGCCCAGCAGGGCAAGAACTCTCGCACCGGTGATGTCCTTGACCGGCACCGGCTCGGCGGGCATGCCGTCGAAGTACGGCGCCTTGCGCACGTAGGTGGAGCTGTCGACCCACTCGAAGGTGCTGCCCTCCGGCGTCGGCAGTGCGCGCCAGCGCTCGTCGCCCTTGAACACGTCGGCGTAGGAGTCGGTGAACATCTCCCGGTTGATCGAGCTGGCGATGGTCTCCTGGATCTCGGCGGCCGTGGGCCAAATGTCCTTGAGGAAGACGTCGTTGCCCTCGGTGTCCTGCCCGAGCGGATCGGTCTCGAAGTCGAAGTCCATGGTGCCCGCGATGCCGTAGGCGATCACCAGCGGCGGTGAGGCCAGGTAGTTCATCTTCACGTCGGGGGAGATGCGGCCCTCGAAGTTGCGGTTGCCCGAGAGCACCGCCGTCACCGACAGGTCGTTGTCGTTGATGGCCGCCGAGATCTCGTCGGGCAGCGGCCCGGTGTTGCCGATGCACGTGGTGCAGCCGTAGCCGCCCAGGTAGTAGCCCAGCTTCTCCAGGTACGGCCACAGGCCGGCCTTGTTGTAGTAGTCGGTGACGACCTGCGAACCGGGCGCCATGTTGGTCTTGACCCACGGCTTGGAGGTCAGCCCCTTCTCGACGGCCTTCTTGGCCAGCAACGCGGCACCGAGCATGACCGTCGGGTTGGAGGTGTTGGTGCAGGAGGTGATGCCCGCGACCACGACCGCGCCGTGATCGAGCACGAACTCGCCGCGCTCCTCGGAGCGCACGGTGACCGGCTTGGACGGGCGGCCCGCGGCGCCGTTGGCCGCCGACGGGCGCGCGTCGACCGC includes:
- a CDS encoding helix-turn-helix domain-containing protein, with the protein product MNDSNKSRDQVLDDLRTAYERGASIRSLVAITGRSYGSVHSMLRESGTTMRSRGGPNHRRAMS
- a CDS encoding TetR/AcrR family transcriptional regulator, giving the protein MPRVTDDHLTARRRQILDGARRCFAEYGYEKATVRRLEHTIGLSRGAIFHHFRDKDTLFFELAREDAERMAEVASREGLIQVMRELIAAPDQFDWLATRLEIARKLRNDPAFHAGWAERSAELSAATSERLRRQKKAGRLRDDVPGSVLQNYLDLVLDGLVARLASGDTTENLSAVLDLVEESVRQRG
- the acnA gene encoding aconitate hydratase AcnA, coding for MSNENTANSSANSSLNSFGARDTLTVGDNSYEIYRLDAVPGTEKLPYSLKVLAENLLRTEDGANITKEHIEAIANWDPSAEPSIEIQFTPARVLMQDFTGVPCIVDLATMREAVATLGGDPNKVNPLSPAEMVIDHSVILDVFGNAGAFERNVELEYERNGERYQFLRWGQGAFDDFKVVPPGTGIVHQVNIEYLARVTMVRDGVAYPDTCVGTDSHTTMENGLGVLGWGVGGIEAEAAMLGQPVSMLIPRVVGFKLTGEIKPGVTATDVVLTATDMLRKHGVVGKFVEFYGKGVAEVPLANRATLGNMSPEFGSTAAIFPIDEETINYLRLTGRTEEQLALVEAYAKTQGMWHDPDHEPAFSEYIELDLSTVVPSISGPKRPQDRIELTDAKNAFRKDIHNYVEENHPTPETKLDEAVEESFPASDSVSLSFADDGAVDARPSAANGAAGRPSKPVTVRSEERGEFVLDHGAVVVAGITSCTNTSNPTVMLGAALLAKKAVEKGLTSKPWVKTNMAPGSQVVTDYYNKAGLWPYLEKLGYYLGGYGCTTCIGNTGPLPDEISAAINDNDLSVTAVLSGNRNFEGRISPDVKMNYLASPPLVIAYGIAGTMDFDFETDPLGQDTEGNDVFLKDIWPTAAEIQETIASSINREMFTDSYADVFKGDERWRALPTPEGSTFEWVDSSTYVRKAPYFDGMPAEPVPVKDITGARVLALLGDSVTTDHISPAGAIKPGTPAAQYLDAHGVDRKDYNSLGSRRGNHEVMIRGTFANIRLKNQLLDDVSGGYTRDFTQPGGPQAFIYDASVNYQAAGIPLVVLGGKEYGSGSSRDWAAKGTTLLGVRAVITESFERIHRSNLIGMGVIPLQFPAGESAASLKLDGTETFDITGVTALNEGKTPKTVKVTATKETGETVEFEAVVRIDTPGEADYYRNGGILQYVLRNMLKSN